A genome region from Camelina sativa cultivar DH55 chromosome 10, Cs, whole genome shotgun sequence includes the following:
- the LOC104716225 gene encoding uncharacterized protein LOC104716225 isoform X1, giving the protein MERLLSEGPTLLQLHKWEPSQLQLKLSDFREAFISPSRQLLALLSYHSEALLLPLVAGSSIGSDVSVSCHNEESYSPTCSVGSDPENIASPSGSGVGSGEPGFVDNCSSTGKSYPFIFDAQSVAWGSCGDTYNRHKDPLLREFLFVSGNYGVTVHAFCCIKDLSDSAKGKPNGELRHGKWVEWGPSGQNQKLEHERGSSFDGSKQWMQSFLIDLETTEIEGITQSRFPEKSAFPGSAEIVSFSILKSDLPFSNLLFQANPLLQNGNMLEEGNLSENSFLVAPDSVNSSYRCTNIFSSDSHSLIGFVMELSDCASILTSNENERSKGKSVVFVAELFSWGIEWVSLVKFGESSIGPTNEWADFRLSDKFVICLSASGLIFLYDVKSGDCISHRDILQTCGHGLHSSSNMQEATADADQQSDVHSRAPPMSKSYIVGSPDRRKFRKLMVASHTPLIAAVDENGLVYVLCMDDFVSKEYQMSVEPIPYLRHFGLGSLVGWKIGGMDVGQQKKHHPNSSGTLVEDAFSRCDPSFSVEPCSERQHNNFDQRAGYSGSWLSGFSAQPKTNVLKLENFQRDSHVTRKMFLSAERLGLDDKICFSPLGFTHFSRKHTKKEDRSCKIFHYRQTHTTMRDDSYLNYDGNKISIQGAEENLIEESVGCSFQGFLYLVTCSGLSVFLPSVSITSNYPTVEAIEYLQPFQTTVMVCQRRDDLGTGESRFPWQVEVIDRVILFEGPEAADHLCSENGWDLKVVRLRRLQMALDYLKYDDINESLKMLGNVKLAEEGMLRVLFSAVYLLSRKKRNDNDISAIFRLLALATGFATEMIRIYGLLEYQKDGYMVDRKPRTQRLSRPPISLHNNNLTENSRRLSEMGYLLEITRNFQSRITRKFKKLGKDDSQLESVPDAASEESTQLDTHLFDTNEELALTPMGIMTAKAGQVIDETDYTSGLVPQGVVAEKKVLPLENPKEMIARWKANNLDLKTVVKDALLSGRLPLAQLHLQHSKDVVENGEHHDTFTEVLDIGRAIAYDLFLKGESGVAIETLERLGEDIEASLSQLVFGTVRRSLRYQVAEEMTKHGFLRPYEDNVLERISLIERLYPSSHFWETYLARRKELLTAAVPFDSSQMSLHLGGSSLFQNLEIKCGEVDGVVLGSWTKINENASEHVPDETDAIAGYWAAAAVWSNAWDQRTFDHIVLDQPLVIGVHVPWDSQLEYYMCHNDWDEVVKLLDLIPDDVLYDGSLQIALDCPKQSPGVNYPISSRSEYICSIEEVDAVLLDVPYIKIFRLPADIRCSFWLTTLMEQELARKFIFLKEYWENALDVVYLLARAGVILGNCEVSFKEESCRPSLDLCLSIKKGGENVDTLNAVHKLFIHYCTQYNLPNLLDLYLDHHKLVLDNDSLSSLQEAVGDSHWAKWLLLSRIKGREYDASFSNARAIMSRSMAPNGEPSVPEIDEIVCTVDDIAEGAGEMAALATMMCAPVPIQKSLSSGSVNRHSNSSAQCTLENLRSFLQRFPTLWSKLVSACLGEDISGNLFRTKTKNVLSEYLNWRDGVFFSTARDTSLLQMLPCWFPKAVRRLVQLYIQGPLGWLSFSGYPTGEYLLHRGVEFFINVDDPTEISAISWEAIIQKHIEEELHHTKTEGTELGLEHFLYRGRPLAAFNAFLEHRVEKLKLEDQSGSSLHGQRNMQSDVPMLLAPLTQSDESLLSSVIPLAVTHFGDSVLVASCAFLLELCGLSASMLRIDVASLRRISSFYKSNDNVDMAQQKSLKGSMFHAVSSEGDLMGSLARALANEYAYPDISSVSKQKYNPNSISGTQPGLPLMLVLHHLEQASLPAVGADRKTSGYWLLTGDGDGSELRSQQTSASLHWSLVTLFCQMHKIPLSTKYLAILARDNDWVGFLSEAQLGGYPFDTVLNVASKEFGDQRLKAHILTVLRYANSKKKATISYSDDIGRGFTCSSTEDGAYVSGELFRVLAYSEKLKNPGGYLLSKAKELSWSILALIASCFPDVAPLSCITVWLEITAARETSSIKVNDITTKIAENIAAAVVSTNSLPTDVRGVQFHYNRRNTKRRRLTAHTSVDLLTSANSLNTSAGKTFCSHRTEATEDSKAEDSSVNDDSSDEHASLSKMVAVLCEQRLFLPLLKAFELFLPSCSLLPFVRALQAFSQMRLSEASAHLGSFWARVKEESMHFQSNTAKDVNFGASWISRTAVKAADAVLSTCPSPYEKRCLLQLLAATDFGDGGSAATYYRRLYWKVNLAEPSLRENDLDLGNEALDDGSLLTALEKNRQWEQARNWAKQLETIGATWTSSVHHVTETQAESMVAEWKEFLWDVPEERIALWGHCQTLFIRYSFPALQAGLFFLRHAEAVEKDLPAREIYELLLLSLQWLSGLTTLSHPVYPLHLLREIETRVWLLAVEAESHVKNVGAFSPSSIGKDMVNGKSSNLIDRTASIITKMDSHISSKKHDPRAPGQGHQRNQDTSTSTYGVNTKAKRRAKGNVPQIRHFVDSSDRNADFEDSSSLLNIKSEFQLQEENTGLEISLSKWEESIEPAELERAVLSLLEFGQVTAAKQLQLKLAPGTLPSELIILDAVMKLAMLSTPCSQVPLSMLDGEVRSVIQSHSLKLDHPMIEPLQVLEKLSNILNEGSGRGLARKIIAVIKAANILGLTFTEAYQKQPIELLRLLSLKAQDSFEEACLLVQTHSMPAASIAQILAESFLKGLLAAHRGGYIDSQKEEGPAPLLWRFSDFLKWAELCPSEQEIGHALMRLVITGQEIPHACEVELLILSHHFYKSSTCLDGVDVLVALAATRVEAYVAEGDFSCLGRLITGVGNFHALTFILNILIENGQLDLLLQKFSAAANTGTAQAVRSFRMAVLTSLNLFNPNDHDAFAMVYKHFDMKHEMAALLETRADQAAQQWFLRYDKDQNEDLLDSMRYYIEAAEVHTSIDAGNKARKACGQASLVSLQIRMPDSKWLCLSETNARRALVDQSRFQEALIVAEAYGLNQPSEWALVLWNLMLKPELAEDFVAEFVAVLPLKASMLLELARFYRAEMAARGDQSQFSVWLTGGGLPAEWAKYMWRSFRCLLKRTRDLRLRLQLATTATGFSDMVDACMNALDKVPENAGPLVLKKGHGGGYLPLM; this is encoded by the exons ATGGAAAGGTTGTTGAGTGAAGGCCCAACTCTGCTGCAGTTGCATAAGTGGGAACCTTCTCAATTGCAACTCAAGCTATCAGACTTTCGTGAGGCTTTTATCTCTCCGTCGAGGCAGTTGTTAGCACTACTCTCGTACCACTCCGAAGCTTTACTGCTTCCTCTTGTTGCAG GGAGCTCTATAGGCAGTGATGTTTCGGTAAGCTGTCATAATGAAGAGTCATATAGTCCTACATGCTCTGTTGGGTCAGATCCAGAGAACATTGCATCTCCTTCTGGATCAGGAGTTGGTTCTGGTGAGCCAGGTTTTGTAGATAATTGCAGTTCTACTGGCAAAAGTTATCCTTTTATCTTTGATGCACAGTCTGTTGCTTGGGGTAGTTGTGGGGATACTTACAATCGGCACAAAGATCCTTTGCTTAgagaatttttgtttgtatctGGAAATTATGGTGTTACGGTTCATGCTTTTTGCTGCATAAAAGATTTAAGTGACAGCGCTAAAGGCAAACCAAATGGTGAGCTGAGGCATGGGAAGTGGGTCGAATGGGGGCCTTCTGGGCAAAATCAGAAATTAGAACACGAACGAGGCTCTTCTTTTGATGGCTCCAAGCAGTGGATGCAAtcttttttaattgatttggaAACTACTGAAATTGAGGGTATAACACAGTCTAGGTTCCCAGAAAAGTCAGCTTTTCCCGGTTCTGCAGAGATTGTTTCATTCAGCATATTAAAGAGTGATTTACCTTTCTCGAACCTTCTTTTTCAAGCAAATCCGCTACTTCAGAACGGTAATATGCTGGAGGAAGGTAATTTAAGTGAAAATAGTTTTCTCGTAGCTCCAGATAGTGTAAACAGTTCGTACAGGTGCACCAACATTTTCTCCAGCGATTCCCATTCTCTTATTGGATTTGTTATGGAGCTATCAGACTGTGCATCTATCCTTACAAGCAATGAAAACGAAAGAAGCAAGGGGAAGAGCGTTGTCTTTGTTGCCGAGCTGTTTAGCTGGGGGATAGAATGGGTTTCTCTTGTGAAATTTGGGGAATCAAGTATTGGACCTACAAATGAGTGGGCGGATTTCCGTTTATCTGATAAATTTGTTATCTGCCTCAGTGCTTCTGGTTTGATCTTTCTATATGATGTGAAATCTGGGGATTGTATTTCTCATCGGGATATTTTACAGACATGCGGTCATGGATTGCATTCTTCATCAAATATGCAAGAAGCAACTGCAGATGCTGATCAGCAAAGTGACGTTCATAGTCGGGCTCCACCCATGTCCAAGTCTTACATTGTTGGTTCCCCGGACAGAAGAAAGTTTAGAAAGCTTATGGTAGCTTCTCATACACCACTCATAGCTGCAGTTGACGAAAATGGTTTGGTATATGTGTTATGTATGGATGATTTTGTTTCCAAGGAGTACCAAATGTCCGTGGAACCTATTCCTTATTTACGTCATTTTGGGCTTGGAAGTCTGGTTGGCTGGAAAATCGGTGGCATGGACGTTGGCCAGCAAAAAAAGCACCACCCTAATTCCTCTGGTACTCTAGTTGAAGATGCTTTTTCCAGGTGTGATCCTAGCTTTTCTGTTGAACCATGTTCGGAAAGACAGCATAACAATTTTGATCAAAGAGCTGGTTACTCTGGTTCATGGTTGAGTGGATTTTCTGCTCAGCCTAAAACAAATGTGCTGAAACTAGAAAATTTCCAAAGAGACTCACATGTCACACGGAAGATGTTTCTATCTGCTGAAAGGTTAGGATTAGATGATAAGATATGTTTTTCTCCATTGGGATTCACTCATTTTTCTAGAAAGCACACAAAAAAGGAAGATCGAAGCTGCAAGATATTTCATTATAGGCAGACGCATACGACTATGAGAGATGATAGTTATTTGAATTATGATGGCAACAAGATTTCTATTCAAGGTGCAGAAGAGAATCTCATAGAAGAATCAGTTGGTTGCTCTTTCCAAGGATTTCTTTATCTGGTGACTTGTAGTGGTCTTTCAGTTTTTCTCCCTTCCGTCTCAATAACCTCGAATTACCCAACTGTTGAGGCCATTGAATATCTGCAGCCATTTCAGACCACTGTCATGGTATGCCAGAGAAGAGACGATTTGGGAACAGGGGAATCACGTTTTCCTTGGCAAGTCGAGGTCATAGATAGAGTTATCTTGTTTGAAGGCCCTGAAGCTGCAGATCATTTATGCTCGGAAAATG GCTGGGACCTAAAAGTTGTTCGTTTGCGTCGGCTGCAAATGGCGTTGGACTACTTAAAATATGATGACATCAACGA GTCTTTGAAGATGCTTGGTAATGTGAAGCTGGCAGAAGAAGGCATGCTAAGGGTGCTTTTTTCTGCTGTGTATCTTTTGTCGCGCAAGAAAAGAAACGATAATGATATTTCTGCTATATTTAG GCTCCTTGCATTGGCTACAGGGTTTGCGACTGAAATGATTCGCATATATGGTTTACTTGAATATCAGAAAGATGGATACATGGTCGACAGAAAACCTAGGACACAGAGACTTTCACGTCCACCAATTTCACTGCATAACAACAACCTAACCGAAAATTCAAGGAGGTTGTCAGAGATGGGTTATCTTTTGGAGATCACTCGGAACTTTCAATCCCGTATTACCAGAAAATTTAAGAAGCTAGGAAAG GATGATTCTCAGCTTGAAAGTGTCCCAGATGCAGCATCTGAGGAGTCAACACAACTTGACACACATTTATTCGATACGAATGAGGAGCTTGCTTTGACGCCTATGGGTATTATGACAGCCAAAGCTGGTCAAGTCATTGACGAAACAGATTATACATCTGGCCTTGTACCCCAAGGGGTTGTTGCAGAGAAGAAAGTTCTTCCTTTGGAAAATCCCAAGGAGATGATTGCTCGATGGAAGGCTAATAATTTGGACTTGAAAACTGTGGTTAAGGATGCCTTGCTCTCCGGTCGACTCCCTTTAGCTCAATTGCATCTTCAACATTCTAAAGACGTGGTTGAAAATGGAGAGCATCATGATACATTTACTGAAGTTCTTGATATTGGAAGAGCAATTGCTTATGACCTATTTTTGAAG GGTGAATCTGGGGTTGCTATTGAAACTCTGGAAAGGCTCGGGGAGGATATAGAAGCGTCTCTCAGTCAGTTGGTATTTGGCACAGTGAGGAGATCTCTTCGATATCAAGTTGCTGAAGAAATGACAAAACATGGTTTCTTAAGACCATATGAAGACAATGTACTGGAGAGGATATCACTTATCGAG AGGCTTTATCCTAGCAGCCACTTTTGGGAAACATATCTTGCTCGTCGAAAGGAACTCCTGACAGCTGCAGTACCTTTTGACTCCAGTCAAATGAGCTTGCACCTTGGAGGGTCCTCTTTGTTCCAGAATCTCGAGATTAAGTGTGGTGAGGTTGATGGTGTTGTTCTAGGTTCTTGGACAAAAATCAATGAGAATGCATCTGAGCATGTGCCGGATGAAACCGATGCGATTGCTGGTTACTGGGCTGCAGCAGCAGTGTGGTCAAATGCTTGGGATCAGAGAACATTTGATCAT ATAGTCTTGGATCAGCCTTTAGTCATAGGTGTTCATGTTCCATGGGATTCCCAGCTCGAGTATTATATGTGTCACAATGACTGGGATGAAGTCGTTAAGCTGTTGGATCTCATTCCTGATGATGTATTATATGATGGAAGTTTACAAATTGCTTTGGATTGTCCGAAGCAGTCTCCCGGCGTAAATTATCCCATTTCTTCCCGTAGCGAGTATATATGCTCCATTGAAGAAGTGGATGCTGTACTTCTGGATGTTCCTTATATCAAGATATTTAGGTTGCCTGCAGATATCCGGTGCTCCTTCTGGCTAACAACACTCATGGAGCAGGAACTTGCTagaaagtttatatttttgaaagaatATTGGGAAAACGCTTTAGATGTAGTATACCTCCTGGCTCGGGCAGGTGTCATCCTTGGTAATTGCGAAGTTTCATTTAAGGAGGAATCTTGTAGGCCATCCTTAGATCTCTGTTTGTCCATAAAGAAGGGAGGAGAAAATGTTGATACCCTGAATGCTGTACACAAGCTATTCATACATTATTGCACACAATATAATCTGCCCAACCTTCTGGATCTGTACCTTGATCATCACAAATTGGTCCTAGATAATGATTCACTCAGTTCATTGCAGGAAGCTGTT GGTGATTCTCATTGGGCAAAATGGTTGCTGCTCTCCAGGATCAAGGGCCGGGAGTATGATGCTTCATTTTCAAATGCACGTGCAATTATGTCACGTAGTATGGCACCAAACGGTGAACCCAGTGTTCCAGAGATTGATGAAATTGTTTGTACTGTTGATGACATTGCCGAAGGGGCAGGAGAAATGGCAGCTTTAGCAACTATGATGTGTGCTCCGGTGCCAATTCAAAAATCCTTGAGTTCTGGCAGTGTGAACAG GCACAGTAACTCTTCTGCGCAGTGCACATTGGAGAATTTGAGATCCTTTCTTCAGAGGTTCCCTACCTTATGGAGTAAGCTCGTTAGTGCTTGTCTTGGAGAAGATATATCTGGGAACCTTTTTCGGACCAAGACTAAGAATG TTTTGTCGGAGTATCTGAATTGGCGTGACGGCGTATTTTTCTCAACTGCACGTGATACCTCACTTTTGCAGATGTTGCCTTGTTGGTTTCCTAAGGCGGTTCGTAGATTAGTTCAGCTTTATATCCAG GGACCTCTTGGATGGCTGTCTTTCTCAGGATATCCTACAGGGGAATATCTACTGCATAGAGGTGTTGAGTTCTTTATAAATGTCGACGATCCTACTGAGATAAGTGCCATATCTTGGGAAGCTATCATTCAGAAGCACATCGAAGAGGAACTGCATCACACAAAAACTGAG GGAACCGAGCTTGGACTTGAGCACTTCCTGTACCGTGGACGGCCACTCGCAGCATTTAATGCTTTCCTCGAACATAGAGTTGAAAAGCTAAAGTTGGAAGATCAATCTGGCTCTTCGTTACATGGACAAAGAAATATGCAGTCAGATGTTCCAATGCTACTTGCACCTCTGACGCAAAGTGATGAGTCACTTCTTTCATCT gtcATACCACTTGCTGTAACACACTTCGGGGATTCTGTGTTGGTGGCTTCATGTGCCTTCCTTCTTGAGCTTTGTGGTTTATCTGCTAGCATGCTTCGAATTGACGTGGCATCCTTGAGAAGGATATCATCCTTCTACAAATCAAATGACAATGTGGATATGGCACAACAAAAATCTCTCAAGGGCTCTATGTTTCATGCGGTATCTAGTGAAGGTGATCTAATGGGGTCCCTAGCTAGGGCCCTTGCTAATGAATATGCTTATCCTGATATCTCAAGCGTGTCGAAGCAAAAATATAATCCAAACAGTATTTCTGGCACTCAACCGGGTCTTCCGCTAATGCTTGTTCTTCATCACCTGGAACAAGCTAGTCTTCCAGCGGTTGGAGCAGATAGAAAAACAAGTGGTTACTGGCTGTTAACAGGTGATGGTGATGGGTCTGAACTGCGGTCTCAGCAGACATCTGCTAGCTTGCATTGGAGTTTAGTTACCCTTTTTTGTCAGATGCATAAGATTCCTCTGAGCACCAAGTATCTTGCCATACTAGCAAGGGACAATGATTGG GTTGGATTTTTATCTGAAGCGCAGCTTGGAGGATACCCATTTGATACGGTGCTCAATGTG GCATCAAAGGAGTTTGGTGATCAACGCTTAAAAGCTCACATACTGACGGTTTTGAGATATGCCAACTCAAAAAAGAAAGCTACCATATCGTACTCAGATGACATAGGCAGAGGTTTTACATGTTCCTCGACAGAGGATGGAGCTTATGTCTCTGGTGAACTCTTTCGTGTTTTGGCTTACTCTGAGAAGCTAAAGAATCCTGGGGGATACCTTTTATCGAAAGCTAAGGAGTTATCATGGTCTATATTGGCCCTCATAGCATCATGCTTTCCGGATGTTGCTCCTTTATCATGCATAACAGTTTGGTTGGAAATTACTGCAGCCAG GGAAACATCGTCTATCAAGGTGAACGATATAACTACTAAAATAGCAGAAAATATAGCAGCAGCCGTTGTATCTACAAATTCCTTGCCAACGGATGTTAGAGGTGTCCAGTTTCATTACAATAGGAGGAATACCAAACGGAGACGACTTACTGCACATACATCTGTGGATTTGTTGACTTCAGCCAATAGTTTAAACACCTCTGCTGGTAAAACATTTTGTTCACATAGAACAGAAGCTACAGAAGATTCAAAAGCTGAAGATAGTAGTGTTAATGATGATTCGTCTGATGAGCATGCGTCTCTATCAAAAATGGTCGCAGTGCTTTGTGAACAACGCTTGTTTCTTCCTCTGCTAAAAGCTTTTGAATTGTTCCTCCCTTCATGCTCTCTACTGCCATTTGTCCGTGCTTTACAG GCATTTTCTCAAATGCGCCTCTCTGAAGCTTCAGCACATCTGGGTTCTTTTTGGGCTAGAGTTAAAGAGGAATCAATGCATTTTCAGTCAAATACAGCTAAAGATGTCAATTTTGGGGCATCTTGGATCAGCAGAACAGCTGTAAAAGCTGCTGATGCTGTTTTGTCAACTTGTCCATCTCCATATGAGAAAAGATGCTTACTGCAACTTCTTGCTGCAACTGATTTTGGTGATGGGGGATCTGCGGCAACATATTATCGGCGTCTTTATTGGAAAGTTAACTTGGCTGAGCCATCACTCCGGGAGAATGATCTTGACTTAGGAAATGAGGCCCTTGACGATGGCTCTCTTCTGACAGCTTTAGAAAAGAACAGGCAGTGGGAGCAAGCACGAAATTGGGCCAAGCAACTTGAAACCATTGGTGCCACTTGGACATCCTCTGTTCATCATGTTACTGAAACCCAG GCAGAATCCATGGTTGCAGAATGGAAAGAATTCCTTTGGGATGTTCCAGAAGAGAGAATCGCATTGTGGGGTCACTGCCAAACTCTATTCATCAGATACTCTTTCCCTGCTTTACAG GCAGGTTTATTTTTCCTTAGGCATGCAGAAGCGGTGGAGAAAGATCTTCCTGCAAGAGAGATCTATGAGCTATTACTGCTATCCCTTCAGTGGTTGAGTGGGCTAACAACTTTGTCACACCC GGTTTATCCGTTGCATCTTCTACGTGAAATTGAGACGAGGGTGTGGCTCCTGGCTGTAGAAGCAGAATCACATGTTAAAAATGTTGGAGCATTTAGTCCAAGTAGTATCGGGAAAGACATGGTGAATGGAAAGAGTTCAAATCTTATTGACCGAACTGCAAGTATCATAACAAAAATGGACAGCCATATTTCTTCAAAAAAGCATGACCCCAGGGCCCCTGGCCAAGGACATCAAAGGAACCAAGACACAAGCACTTCAACATATGGTGTGAACACAAAGGCCAAGAGGAGAGCAAAAGGAAATGTCCCACAAATAAGACATTTTGTGGATTCTTCAGATAGGAATGCTGATTTTGAagattcttcatctcttctaaACATCAAAAGCGAGTTCCAGCTTCAAGAGGAAAACACGGGATTGGAAATATCCTTATCAAAGTGGGAAGAAAGTATAGAACCTGCAGAGTTGGAAAGAGCTGTTCTGTCTTTACTGGAGTTCGGACAAGTAACAGCTGCTAAGCAGCTCCAGCTTAAGCTCGCTCCAGGGACTTTACCTTCTGAGCTTATTATTCTGGATGCTGTTATGAAGCTAGCCATGCTTTCTACACCTTGCAGTCAAGTACCATTGTCAATGTTGGATGGTGAAGTTCGTTCTGTTATTCAATCACACAGTCTAAAATTAGACCATCCTATGATTGAACCGCTGCAG GTTCTGGAGAAATTATCGAACATATTAAATGAAGGCAGTGGACGTGGGTTGGCAAGAAAAATTATAGCAGTTATAAAAGCTGCTAACATACTGGGACTTACATTCACTGAGGCATATCAAAAGCAGCCAATAGAGTTGTTACGTTTACTTTCTCTTAAAGCACAAGATTCTTTTGAGGAAGCATGTCTCCTTGTCCAAACGCATTCCATGCCCGCTGCTAGTATCGCTCAGATACTTGCAGAATCCTTTTTAAAG GGTTTATTGGCAGCTCATCGTGGAGGATATATAGATTCTCAAAAGGAGGAAGGGCCTGCTCCACTTTTGTGGAGATTTTCAGACTTTTTGAAGTGGGCGGAGCTTTGTCCATCTGAACAAGAAATTGGTCATGCATTAATGCGTCTTGTGATTACCGGGCAGGAAATACCACATGCATGTGAG GTTGAGCTTCTTATTCTGTCTCATCACTTCTACAAGTCATCCACGTGCCTTGATGGAGTTGATGTTCTTGTGGCACTTGCTGCCACTAGGGTCGAGGCTTATGTTGCTGAGGGCGATTTCTCATGCCTGGGTCGCTTAATAACTGGAGTCGGAAACTTTCATGCTCTTACTTTCATTCTCAATATTCTAATCGAAAACGGGCAGCTTGATCTTTTACTACAAAAATTTTCTGCTGCTGCAAACACTGGCACTGCTCAAGCTGTCAGAAGTTTTCGGATGGCTGTTCTGACCTCGTTGAATCTCTTTAACCCAAATGACCATGATGCATTCGCAATG GTATATAAACACTTTGATATGAAGCATGAAATGGCTGCTTTGCTAGAGACACGTGCAGATCAGGCTGCACAGCAGTGGTTTTTACGGTATGACAAGGATCAAAATGAAGATCTCCTTGATTCAATGCGCTATTACATTGAAGCTGCTGAGGTTCACACTTCTATTGATGCTGGAAACAAAGCACGAAAGGCTTGTGGTCAGGCTTCCCTTGTCTCCCTTCAAATAAGGATGCCAGATTCTAAGTGGCTCTGTTTATCTGAAACAAACGCGAGAAGAGCACTTGTCGATCAATCCCGATTCCAGGAGGCTCTGATTGTAGCAGAAGCCTATGGTCTTAACCAGCCAAGTGAATGGGCGCTTGTGCtttggaacctgatgctcaaaCCCGAACTAGCAGAAGATTTTGTGGCTGAATTTGTTGCGGTGCTTCCGCTAAAGGCTTCAATGCTTCTGGAACTGGCTAGATTCTACAGAGCGGAAATGGCAGCTCGGGGAGACCAGTCTCAATTCTCAGTATGGCTCACAGGAGGAGGCTTACCAGCTGAGTGGGCCAAATACATGTGGAGATCATTCAGGTGCTTGTTGAAGAGAACACGGGACTTGAGGTTACGGTTACAGCTTGCTACAACAGCAACGGGATTCTCTGACATGGTCGATGCGTGTATGAATGCGTTGGATAAGGTCCCGGAAAATGCGGGACCACTTGTATTAAAGAAAGGACATGGAGGAGGATACCTACCGCTCATGTGA